In Eubalaena glacialis isolate mEubGla1 chromosome 4, mEubGla1.1.hap2.+ XY, whole genome shotgun sequence, the genomic window GGCGGGCCCCGTCGTTGTGCAGGCTGAGCCGCTGCAGGTGACCGGCCACGTCGGTCACGCTGGCGGGCACCTTGCCGGCATTGCTCTGCAGCGACAGCACCTTCAGCTGCTTCAGCTCCCGGAGGCTCTCGAGGGTCGCCGCCCGGGCCAGGTCCAGGGGGAAGAGCCCCTCCAGGTGCAGCTCCTCCAGGCCGCGCAGCCCGAACACCCAGAGGGGCACCTCTCGGAGCTCCTCGCACTTGACCCGGATGACCTTCAGGTGGTCCCGCAGGAAGATCTGCAAGGAGAAGGGCAGCCTGGCCGGCGAGTGGAGCAGGCTGAGCTCCTGCAGGTGCACCAGCTGTGCGAGGCCTGGGGGGAAGGTGATGTCACAGATGGCCTCCAGGCGCAGTGCCTCCACCTCGCTGAGCTCGAAGACCGTGTCGGGCAGCCCCGGGAGCATGCAGAGGGCCAGCTCGAGCCGGCCCCAGGCGTTGCGCTGCAGCTTCTGCCGCAGCTTCTCGGTCGTCCACTCGTGGTTGAGGTTGAGCTGCTTTAGGCGGCTCTCGCTGACCTCGGAGAGGAAGACAGCGAAGCGCTTGGAGTAGAGTGAGTCGTACTGGTCGATGAGGTGCAGCATGAAGGCGAAGTCGTTCTTGACGTCGGGGATGTCGCCCATGCCCGTCTCTTCCCGCACGGATCGGAAGGAGTACTCCTTGAGGGGCCGGTGGAAGAGCCAGCAGAGTGTGTAGAAGCAGGTGATCCCGTAGACGCACACGAAGGAGATGTAGCAGAAAGCCAGCTTGGAGAAGAGGTGGGCCTTGGTGTGGTTGCAGCAGAAGCTGGCATAGCCCGTGACCTCCGAGGTCTCCACCCTACAGGTCACCAGGAAGCTGATCTTCCCCACGTAGACGAGGTTGTAGACCAGGATGGCCAAGAACTTGCAGACCTTGAGCACTGTCTGCCGGATGTACATGGTGTACAGGATGTCCCCCTCTTCCACGTGCATGCGGAATTTCTTGACCTTCTCAAACAGGGCTTTGGCCTGCTCACCTTCCTTTTTGTCCAGCAGGGTGACAGCCGGTGGCTCCGTCACCACCTTCTCGGGCTCCGCCAGCACCTTCTCCTTCTCACCCTCACCTGCCTTCCCCGGTCCTGCCGCCGCTGCTGCCATGGTCACCATTGCCCGCCTGGTGGCGGCAGGGTTCTTGTGGTTCTCCCCGGAGACCTCGGATAGGGCCCGCGTGGTCCACGGAGAGTCGAAACACTTGCCCAGGATGGAGATGAAGTGCTCGATCTTGGAGCTGGTGCTGGGGAACTTGAACCAGAAGCTGGTGCAGACCATGAAGATGAGCGTGTGGATGACGACCAGGTAGGGGAAGTACTTGGCGTACCAGTGGAGGGCCGTCTCGTAGCAGAGCTGGTTAATGAAGCTGTATTGCTGCAGGTCCAGGTTGTTCCTGAGGCCGCTCAACTCCCGGAGGTCCCCCATGTGCTCGGAGACCCCCCGTGGCAGCAGTTGCTGGCACGGGGCCTCTGATAAGTTCTCCCGGGGTTCATGACTGGGCAGACAGATGATCTTGTCCTGTGTCACCTGGGGATGGGAGAGAGGGTGAAAGATGGTGAAGGATCTGGGGCGGCCTGGGAagttgtggggtgggggaggaagcagGCCGAAGGCAAAAGAGGTTTCCATCAACCTCCAACTGTCCCCAGTTTGTTCCCCAGCTTTGGAAGAGTCAATAAACCTCTGAGCATCCGACTTTGTCTGAAAAAAAGAGCTGGGTTGATTTGTGTCCTTtgaaaagatgttgaagtcctaaccccgaAATACCTGTGAATGTTGCCTTGTTTGGAAATAGTCGTTGCAgagcagatgtaatcaagttaagatgaggtcattgggGGTGGGCCCTAACCCAATAGGACTTTGGCCTTATAAAAgggagaaatctggacacagacacacacagacacacagacatacacacaaggAAGATGCTTTTAAGATACAGGGAGAATAGATACAGGTTATCTATAAACCAAGGAATGCCTGAGGCCACCAGAGTCTAGAAGGGAGGCGTGGAACACATTCTCCCTCACAACTTtcggaaggaaccaaccctgtcaacactttgatttcagacttccagtctccagaactaagAGACAGTAATGGAAGACTTCCGGAACCTCCCAGACCCCGCCCCTAGAgaccccgcccctgccccgccccttaCCTGGAGGGTGCAGCCGAAGACCCCGATCATGAGCATAGCCACGGTGAGGTACTCGGCCAGCACATCCCACCAAGGTTTGAGCACCTTGAAGGCGGGCTGCTGCTCCGCGAACTGCTTGAGCTCCGCCACCGGAATCATCCCGCCTGTGGGAGAGCAGGAAGTGGAGGGTGCAGAGAGAGACCCTCAGGAAAGCGCGCCTGGTGCCGGGTCCCCAGAAGAGCCAGACACACGCATCTGCTCCCACTCCGCGCTCGGCCCTGCCAAACTCTGGCAGAACCCACCAGCTGTgcgcttccttcccctccccccacagacCTCGCCTCCTTCCTGGAGCCGGGCAACTACTGTCCTCACCACCTCTGCTCCCAGGGACCCCTGCCCCGGTCGGACTCTGCCTGCCCTCTCAGAGCTCAGGAGGGGCAGTCCACGGGGCCGCTGCCCCACAGCGTGCCCGTGCGGCCTTCTCCCGGAGCCCAGGCATCTCCTCCCACCCTTGACGCCAATCCGAAACACTTCCCTCTGCTTCTCTGACCCCAGGTACCCGGAATCCAGACGGCCAGCCCCGGCTCCCTCCACCACTGGATCAGAGAGAGTCCCAGAGACTCAGGGACTTCCGGGGCGTGGGCCCCGCACCCCCTTCAGGGGCGCTCCGGGCACCACCTCCGACCTCCAACCGGAAAAGCCGGCTGGAGCGTGGCTCTGGTTGCGGGCCCCAGGGGCAGGGAGTGGCAAAGCTGAAGGCTGGTCAGTCCTGGGGGGTGGGAGTGACTCGGACACCTGGGTTTCTAGTGGGGCAAGTGCCTAGGATCTGCGGCAGAAAACAGAGACCTGGCCTCTgagaggcaggggcaggggggcgCGAGGATGGGGCAGAGGATCAGGAAATGGAAAACTCACAGGGAGAGAGCCAGGGTGACACCTACGACTGGGACAGGGCTAGGCTGCCAGGCTCCTGTCTGTCCCTGGCTTTCATTTTAGACCAAGGTATCATCATTTTAGACCAAGGTATCATCATTCCAGATACAGACACGGGGGCGCAGGCCACGGGCTGGGACATCACCCTCCCTGACAGGCAGTCGGGAGCCTTTTCCCCCACCTCCGAGGCTGGAGCGGGGAAGAAAAGGGAGGCAGCAAGCCCCTCACCGCCTCTGAGGGGGCTCCTAGGCagtctgcctccctccccagcaTCCATGCTCCCAAATATAAAGATCCTGTTTTATATCACTCAGGTTTCCTGCGGCCTGTGGTCATCATCCTGATAGCCTGTCACTGGGCACAGGCTGGGCAAAGAAGGGAGGCATCTGGGCGACCAGCGGGTCCTCCAGCCTCCCACCCATCTCCTGGGGGGGAGGGAACCTGGCCTCTGTCCCACACCTCAGTCAATCGCTCTGACACCTCCTTGCCTCCCTTTTTGGTCCCCACAACCCTTGAAGGCATTAGGGTTACTCCTGTGTGAGGACAAGGTGGAAGTGGGTGGGGATATGGGATGCAGGCCCCGCCCACCAGGCTGAAGTCGGGGCAGTCCGCCACACCCCTTAATCCCATCAGAGGCTCCCACCTCAGTACCagagataacatacaagggataGGGACAGCAAGGGATAGGGACACGCCTGCCCACACCCAGTCTCCGGGGCCCCCTGACTCAGGCCCTGACTCACCCAGCAGCCGGCACATGCAAGGGGGTGTGCAGACAGAGCACAGGATCCCTCACCCAATGGCCCATCCCTCGTGCTCAGTTTCACACCCTGTCCTAAACAACAAGCTGAGTAAAGATGCCTCCAGTGCATCACAGGCTCAAACACCAGGGAATCTGCTAGAAACACACTCAGGGCAGCTCAACAGCCCCCAGGAGCCAAATTGCAGCCACCAAAAGGGACACCCTGGGGGCATTCTGGAGTGTGCACCTCAGGGCATGTGTGTACAAAGGGCAAGTACACACTGAGTTGAGGAGAGACCCAGGACCAGGGAGCCGGCCATATGCCCTCTTCCAGTTCTGGCCACCCACTGTTCTCCCTGCCCTGGCCACCTACCCCTGCGAGGGACACTGCTTAGCTGCTTCACCTGAGAATGGTAACTGTTAGCAAAAATGCCACACAGACGGTCAGGGACCAACTTCCTGCCCCCGAGTCCTTGCCACCCTTCAGGACCCATCTCACAATGGTGGAAGCTCCCCACTGGCCATCCCGGGTCCACAATCAAAGGCAAGAAGGCAGAGACACACCCAGGGTCCCCAGCAGATGGCCCAGAGGATGCGCCCACAGAGCAAAGTGTATACAcaacagcctcagaagcagaCATGGGGTTATCATTATCTGTCTCCATGACTCAATCTTGATTGTCCCGAACCTGCCATTAAGTTTCCCCAGACACAAGGCTGGCCCCCCTGTGTCTGAACAGGGCTGGTGGGAGGGCTTGGGGAGAAGGCTTCATGGGGCTGTGTTGGCAGAGAACTTATGACCACCAGATGCTTTCAGTGTCTCGTTTTA contains:
- the LRRC8E gene encoding volume-regulated anion channel subunit LRRC8E isoform X2; translated protein: MGDLRELSGLRNNLDLQQYSFINQLCYETALHWYAKYFPYLVVIHTLIFMVCTSFWFKFPSTSSKIEHFISILGKCFDSPWTTRALSEVSGENHKNPAATRRAMVTMAAAAAGPGKAGEGEKEKVLAEPEKVVTEPPAVTLLDKKEGEQAKALFEKVKKFRMHVEEGDILYTMYIRQTVLKVCKFLAILVYNLVYVGKISFLVTCRVETSEVTGYASFCCNHTKAHLFSKLAFCYISFVCVYGITCFYTLCWLFHRPLKEYSFRSVREETGMGDIPDVKNDFAFMLHLIDQYDSLYSKRFAVFLSEVSESRLKQLNLNHEWTTEKLRQKLQRNAWGRLELALCMLPGLPDTVFELSEVEALRLEAICDITFPPGLAQLVHLQELSLLHSPARLPFSLQIFLRDHLKVIRVKCEELREVPLWVFGLRGLEELHLEGLFPLDLARAATLESLRELKQLKVLSLQSNAGKVPASVTDVAGHLQRLSLHNDGARLLALNSLKKLVVLRELELVACGLERIPHAVFSLGALQELDLKDNHLRSIEEILSFQHCRKLVTLRLWHNRIAYIPEHVRKLRGLEQLYLSHNKLETLPTQLGMCYGLRLLDVSHNGLHSLPAELGLLQNLQHLALSYNALELLPDELFFCRKLRTLLLGYNNLSQLSPQVGALRALSRLELKGNRLEALPEELGNCGGLKKSGLLVEDTLYEGLPAEVRDRMEVE
- the LRRC8E gene encoding volume-regulated anion channel subunit LRRC8E isoform X1, which gives rise to MIPVAELKQFAEQQPAFKVLKPWWDVLAEYLTVAMLMIGVFGCTLQVTQDKIICLPSHEPRENLSEAPCQQLLPRGVSEHMGDLRELSGLRNNLDLQQYSFINQLCYETALHWYAKYFPYLVVIHTLIFMVCTSFWFKFPSTSSKIEHFISILGKCFDSPWTTRALSEVSGENHKNPAATRRAMVTMAAAAAGPGKAGEGEKEKVLAEPEKVVTEPPAVTLLDKKEGEQAKALFEKVKKFRMHVEEGDILYTMYIRQTVLKVCKFLAILVYNLVYVGKISFLVTCRVETSEVTGYASFCCNHTKAHLFSKLAFCYISFVCVYGITCFYTLCWLFHRPLKEYSFRSVREETGMGDIPDVKNDFAFMLHLIDQYDSLYSKRFAVFLSEVSESRLKQLNLNHEWTTEKLRQKLQRNAWGRLELALCMLPGLPDTVFELSEVEALRLEAICDITFPPGLAQLVHLQELSLLHSPARLPFSLQIFLRDHLKVIRVKCEELREVPLWVFGLRGLEELHLEGLFPLDLARAATLESLRELKQLKVLSLQSNAGKVPASVTDVAGHLQRLSLHNDGARLLALNSLKKLVVLRELELVACGLERIPHAVFSLGALQELDLKDNHLRSIEEILSFQHCRKLVTLRLWHNRIAYIPEHVRKLRGLEQLYLSHNKLETLPTQLGMCYGLRLLDVSHNGLHSLPAELGLLQNLQHLALSYNALELLPDELFFCRKLRTLLLGYNNLSQLSPQVGALRALSRLELKGNRLEALPEELGNCGGLKKSGLLVEDTLYEGLPAEVRDRMEVE